The following proteins are encoded in a genomic region of Drosophila miranda strain MSH22 chromosome 4, D.miranda_PacBio2.1, whole genome shotgun sequence:
- the LOC108162329 gene encoding uncharacterized protein LOC108162329 isoform X2 — MRCSIVFILLAITFGRSLSQHCEVDETQHECGGYCYGAVKPVLEYLAILQKRVENCEAKQPADTLSKIAQMDEKLETLGRELAIQQKSEGSSPQAADTISKLAQIDEKLADLGRQMAIQLELEKKTQMGLQRLVIFKQIGSKYYYIEKEITTNWRDALDKCGSWIIIRDIGQI, encoded by the exons ATGCGGTGTTCCATTGTTTTCATATTATTAGCGATAACCTTTGGGAGATCCCTGTCACAGCATTGTGAG GTGGATGAAACTCAACACGAGTGCGGAGGATACTGTTACGGAGCTGTGAAACCTGTTCTGGAGTACCTCGCCATCCTGCAAAAGCGAGTGGAGAACTGCGAGGCCAAACAGCCCGCAGATACTCTATCGAAAATCGCACAAATGGACGAAAAGTTGGAGACTCTAGGAAGAGAGTTGGCGATTCAGCAGAAATCGGAAGGGAGCTCCCCCCAAGCGGCAGATACAATCTCGAAACTGGCTCAAATCGACGAAAAGTTGGCGGATTTAGGAAGACAGATGGCGATCCAGCTGGAGTTGGAAAAGAAAACCCAGATGGGACTTCAAAGATTGGTGATTTTTAAACAAATTGGTTCCAAATACTATTACATAGAAAAAGAAATTACAACGAACTGGAGAGATGCATTGGATAAATGCG GAAGCTGGATAATAATAAGAGATATTGGACAGATCTGA
- the LOC108162329 gene encoding tetranectin-like protein isoform X1, translating into MRCSIVFILLAITFGRSLSQHCEVDETQHECGGYCYGAVKPVLEYLAILQKRVENCEAKQPADTLSKIAQMDEKLETLGRELAIQQKSEGSSPQAADTISKLAQIDEKLADLGRQMAIQLELEKKTQMGLQRLVIFKQIGSKYYYIEKEITTNWRDALDKCGEIEAHLVSLQSNDEIKVLRRKLDNNKRYWTDLNDQKTEGEFISATTGLKGTFFHWQRAEPNNFQHSEDCVEISTYPYEDWMNDQSCFERNYFICEASWDNPFDMTI; encoded by the exons ATGCGGTGTTCCATTGTTTTCATATTATTAGCGATAACCTTTGGGAGATCCCTGTCACAGCATTGTGAG GTGGATGAAACTCAACACGAGTGCGGAGGATACTGTTACGGAGCTGTGAAACCTGTTCTGGAGTACCTCGCCATCCTGCAAAAGCGAGTGGAGAACTGCGAGGCCAAACAGCCCGCAGATACTCTATCGAAAATCGCACAAATGGACGAAAAGTTGGAGACTCTAGGAAGAGAGTTGGCGATTCAGCAGAAATCGGAAGGGAGCTCCCCCCAAGCGGCAGATACAATCTCGAAACTGGCTCAAATCGACGAAAAGTTGGCGGATTTAGGAAGACAGATGGCGATCCAGCTGGAGTTGGAAAAGAAAACCCAGATGGGACTTCAAAGATTGGTGATTTTTAAACAAATTGGTTCCAAATACTATTACATAGAAAAAGAAATTACAACGAACTGGAGAGATGCATTGGATAAATGCGGTGAGATTGAAGCTCATTTAGTAAGTCTGCAAAGCAATGATGAGATCAAGGTTCTCCGCAGGAAGCTGGATAATAATAAGAGATATTGGACAGATCTGAACGATCAAAAAACAGAGGGAGAGTTTATTTCGGCCACTACCGGCTTGAAAGGAACCTTCTTTCACTGGCAGAGAGCCGAGCCCAATAACTTTCAACACTCTGAAGATTGCGTCGAAATAAGTACCTATCCGTACGAAGATTGGATgaacgaccaatcatgcttcGAAagaaattattttatttgtgaggCATCTTGGGATAACCCGTTCGATATGACAATTTAG
- the LOC108162330 gene encoding collectin-10-like codes for MLCSIVFILYAITFARSLSQHCEVDETQHECGGYCYGAVKPVLEYLAILQKRVGNCEAKQPADTLSKIAQMDEKLETLGRKLAIQQKSERSSQAADTISKLAQIDEKLADLGRQMAIQLELVLFKKIGSKYYYIENEIRTNWRDALDKCGEIEAHLVSVQSEDEMKALVMMLDDNKRYWTDLNDLKTEGEFISATTGLKGTFFHWQEPEPNDMENSEDCVEIRTFSDEDGMNDQSCNERIYFICEASWDNPFDMTI; via the exons ATGCTGTGTTCCATTGTTTTCATATTATATGCGATAACCTTTGCGAGATCCCTGTCACAGCATTGTGAG GTGGATGAAACTCAACACGAGTGCGGAGGATACTGTTACGGAGCTGTGAAACCGGTCCTGGAGTACCTCGCCATCCTGCAAAAACGAGTGGGGAACTGCGAGGCCAAACAGCCCGCAGATACTCTATCGAAAATCGCGCAAATGGACGAAAAGTTGGAGACTCTAGGAAGAAAGTTGGCGATTCAGCAGAAATCGGAAAGGAGCTCCCAAGCTGCAGATACAATCTCGAAACTGGCTCAAATCGACGAAAAGTTGGCGGATTTAGGAAGACAGATGGCGATCCAGCTGGAGTTGGTGCTTTTTAAAAAAATTGGTTCCAAATACTATTACATAGAAAATGAAATTAGAACGAACTGGAGAGATGCATTGGATAAATGCGGTGAGATTGAAGCTCATTTAGTGAGTGTGCAAAGCGAGGATGAGATGAAGGCACTCGTCATGATGCTAGATGATAATAAGAGATATTGGACAGATCTGAACGATCTAAAAACTGAGGGAGAGTTTATTTCGGCCACTACCGGCTTGAAAGGAACCTTCTTTCACTGGCAGGAACCCGAACCCAATGACATGGAAAACTCTGAAGATTGCGTCGAGATAAGAACCTTTTCGGACGAAGATGGGATGAACGACCAATCATGCAACGAAagaatttattttatttgtgaggCATCTTGGGATAATCCGTTCGATATGACAATTTAG